A genomic window from bacterium includes:
- a CDS encoding aspartate/glutamate racemase family protein, with amino-acid sequence MSRPRRIGMITPSSNTVVEPLTARIVAPLGDAVSLHFTRIRVTRIALDDESLEQFDDTPMVDAARLLADAGMDVIAWNGTSGSWKGLAADHALVTRLQAETGVPVTTSTLDVLEACRALGVTACGLATPYLAEIHEAIARTYTAAGLRIAASAHLGVTVNREFADIPPARIAALLREVAVPDAGALVSVCTNLAAAAVIDEVERETGRPVVDSLAATAWRTLRLAGVRTPVPGFGRLLAAGA; translated from the coding sequence GTGAGCCGGCCGCGACGGATCGGCATGATCACGCCGTCCTCGAACACGGTGGTTGAGCCGCTGACCGCCCGCATCGTCGCGCCCCTCGGCGACGCGGTCTCCCTGCACTTCACCCGCATCCGGGTCACGCGGATCGCCCTCGACGACGAATCGCTGGAGCAGTTCGACGACACGCCGATGGTCGACGCGGCGCGCCTGCTCGCCGACGCCGGAATGGACGTGATCGCCTGGAACGGCACGTCCGGATCGTGGAAAGGGCTCGCCGCCGACCATGCGCTGGTGACCCGGCTGCAGGCCGAGACCGGCGTCCCGGTCACCACCTCGACGCTCGACGTGCTCGAAGCCTGCCGGGCCCTCGGCGTCACGGCGTGCGGGCTCGCGACGCCCTACCTCGCGGAGATCCACGAGGCGATCGCCCGCACCTACACGGCCGCGGGCCTCCGGATCGCGGCGTCCGCACACCTCGGAGTAACCGTCAACCGGGAGTTCGCCGACATCCCGCCGGCGCGCATCGCCGCGCTCCTGCGCGAGGTCGCGGTGCCCGATGCCGGCGCCCTGGTGTCGGTCTGCACGAACCTTGCCGCGGCGGCGGTCATCGACGAGGTCGAGCGCGAGACCGGCCGGCCCGTGGTCGATTCACTCGCGGCGACGGCCTGGCGAACGCTGCGTCTCGCCGGCGTCCGGACTCCGGTCCCGGGATTCGGGCGTCTACTCGCCGCCGGCGCCTAG
- a CDS encoding sugar ABC transporter permease yields the protein MPDAEAIITRPAVVRRRAFTAERLRFGYSLLAPAVIYMAVLVGVPFFFSLYLALSDATVGGTSANYVGLANFVAVLSDSTIRQALRNTIVFTVVAGIFKGILGTLLAFLLIQEVRGKRLIRSLVVIPWTLPVAISALAWKWMYDSQFSAINYVGTRLHLIQGWPNWLGDNFLAAVAVISVNVWRGFPFAAIVLMAGMSAVPLELLDAGKVDGANFFLRYRYIVIPVIAPILLVGLLFDTVFTLSDISIVYLLTLGGPMGATEILPTKALEVGIQAGALGRGAAIALMLFPILLPVVYFLLRSLRRRETL from the coding sequence ATGCCGGATGCCGAAGCGATTATCACCCGCCCGGCCGTGGTGCGCCGGCGCGCCTTTACCGCCGAACGGCTGCGGTTCGGGTACTCGCTGCTCGCCCCGGCCGTCATCTATATGGCGGTGCTGGTCGGCGTCCCGTTCTTCTTCTCTCTGTACCTGGCGTTGAGCGATGCGACGGTCGGCGGCACGTCCGCCAACTACGTCGGCCTCGCGAACTTCGTCGCGGTGTTGTCGGACTCGACGATCCGGCAGGCGCTGCGCAACACCATTGTCTTCACCGTGGTCGCCGGTATCTTCAAGGGTATCCTGGGAACGCTGCTCGCGTTTCTGCTCATCCAAGAGGTGAGGGGAAAGAGACTCATCCGGTCGCTCGTCGTGATCCCGTGGACGCTGCCGGTGGCGATCAGCGCGCTCGCCTGGAAGTGGATGTACGATTCGCAGTTCAGCGCGATCAACTATGTCGGCACCCGGCTGCACCTGATCCAGGGATGGCCGAACTGGCTGGGTGACAACTTCCTCGCCGCCGTCGCGGTCATCTCGGTCAACGTCTGGCGCGGATTTCCGTTCGCGGCGATCGTGCTGATGGCCGGGATGTCGGCGGTGCCGCTCGAACTGCTGGACGCCGGCAAGGTCGACGGCGCCAACTTCTTTCTGCGCTATCGGTACATCGTCATTCCGGTGATCGCGCCGATTCTGCTCGTGGGGCTCCTCTTCGATACGGTGTTTACGCTCTCCGACATCAGCATCGTGTACCTGCTCACGCTCGGCGGTCCGATGGGCGCGACGGAGATCCTGCCGACGAAGGCGCTCGAGGTCGGCATTCAGGCCGGGGCGCTCGGCCGCGGAGCCGCGATCGCGCTCATGCTGTTCCCGATCCTGCTGCCTGTCGTGTACTTCCTGCTGCGGAGTCTTCGGAGGCGCGAGACGCTGTGA
- a CDS encoding amidohydrolase family protein: protein MLLLDADRLIDGVADRASAPGGLVIDGDRIAAVGRFPPASGGADAGAAPEGLHVALPGCTLLPGLVDFHTHAGIDTRRGGLSAQAHESPPVSAGNALGRLQDDLRGGVTTARLCGDLGGLDLRLRAEIDAERVLGPRLVVAGRAIKSPRGGGGAIVSVTTDDAREINGTVEANLADGVDFIKLFVSDGVGDPAREPTACYYGEAHVAAAVRPAHAAGRRVAAHLLGGPGVAEAIGGGLDVIEHGWFLTDADLDLAARHETLITLTLGVLCGPYGHAFGDIPAESERLARLGTAAQQTARKVIARGLRYVVGTDAVHGHLADEVAWLVALGETPVRAIQAASARAAAELGMAGRLGTLEPGRLADVVAVEGDPLADISALRRVRLVVKGGRIVYHAGSRERGDGA from the coding sequence ATGCTCCTGCTCGACGCCGACCGGCTGATCGACGGGGTCGCCGACCGCGCGTCGGCGCCCGGCGGTCTTGTGATCGACGGTGACCGCATTGCCGCCGTGGGACGGTTCCCGCCCGCTTCGGGCGGCGCGGACGCCGGGGCGGCGCCTGAGGGGCTGCACGTCGCACTCCCCGGCTGCACGCTGCTGCCCGGGTTGGTCGATTTTCATACCCATGCCGGGATCGACACCCGCCGCGGCGGCCTGTCCGCACAGGCGCACGAGTCCCCGCCGGTCTCGGCCGGCAACGCCCTCGGCCGCCTCCAGGACGATCTGCGCGGCGGCGTCACCACCGCACGGCTCTGCGGCGATCTCGGCGGCCTCGATCTGCGGCTTCGCGCGGAGATCGACGCGGAGCGCGTCCTCGGGCCGCGGCTGGTCGTCGCGGGCCGGGCGATCAAATCGCCGCGCGGCGGCGGGGGCGCAATCGTCTCGGTCACGACGGACGACGCTCGGGAGATCAACGGTACCGTCGAGGCGAACCTCGCCGACGGCGTCGACTTTATCAAGTTGTTTGTCTCCGACGGTGTCGGCGACCCGGCCCGTGAGCCGACGGCCTGCTACTACGGCGAGGCCCACGTGGCGGCCGCCGTGCGTCCCGCGCACGCCGCGGGCCGGCGGGTGGCCGCGCACCTCCTCGGCGGGCCCGGGGTGGCGGAGGCGATCGGCGGCGGCCTCGACGTGATCGAACACGGCTGGTTTCTCACCGACGCCGACCTGGACTTGGCGGCGCGGCATGAGACGCTCATCACCCTCACGCTCGGCGTGCTGTGCGGCCCGTACGGCCACGCCTTCGGCGACATACCGGCCGAATCCGAGCGTTTGGCGCGGCTGGGGACGGCCGCGCAGCAGACGGCCCGCAAGGTGATCGCCCGCGGACTCCGGTACGTCGTCGGCACCGACGCCGTGCACGGCCATCTGGCCGACGAGGTCGCGTGGCTCGTCGCGCTCGGTGAGACCCCGGTCCGGGCGATCCAGGCGGCCAGTGCGCGGGCCGCGGCCGAGCTCGGAATGGCGGGGCGGCTCGGCACGCTCGAGCCGGGCCGGCTCGCCGATGTCGTCGCGGTCGAGGGGGATCCGCTGGCCGACATCTCGGCGCTCCGGCGGGTCCGGCTCGTGGTCAAGGGAGGACGCATCGTGTACCACGCGGGATCCCGGGAGAGGGGTGACGGCGCGTGA
- a CDS encoding carbohydrate ABC transporter permease, translating into MTAVQGHALPLDQVQLVAAGARRGKQRALRRHLLVYLGLLPFIVITVFPVVWMGITAFKTDADLVNPNVFPFWFHQHPTWEHFTYLFQHTYYKDWISNTMVIAACVSLITLAVGVPAGYALARVGLPGAENMGIGIFLGYLIPPILLFIPLSRVVALTHIIDTKWALVLIYPTFTIPFCTWLLSGFFKTVPPEIEEAAQVDGCGRMGALIRTVLPVSLAGILTAVIFAFTLTMQDFLYSLVYVSVSDQKPVPLGVATDLIRGDVYYWGSLMAGALLVGVPVAILYVFFLDQFISGITSAAVK; encoded by the coding sequence GTGACCGCCGTGCAGGGGCACGCCCTTCCACTCGACCAGGTCCAGCTGGTCGCGGCCGGCGCACGCCGCGGGAAGCAGCGCGCGCTGCGGCGCCATCTCCTCGTGTATCTCGGGCTCCTGCCGTTCATCGTCATCACGGTCTTTCCGGTGGTCTGGATGGGGATCACGGCGTTCAAAACGGACGCCGATCTCGTGAACCCAAACGTCTTTCCGTTTTGGTTCCACCAGCACCCGACGTGGGAGCACTTCACGTACCTGTTCCAGCACACGTACTACAAAGACTGGATCAGCAACACGATGGTGATCGCGGCGTGCGTGTCGCTGATCACGCTGGCGGTCGGCGTCCCGGCCGGCTACGCCCTGGCGCGGGTCGGCCTGCCGGGCGCCGAGAACATGGGCATCGGCATCTTCCTCGGATACCTCATCCCGCCGATCCTGTTGTTCATCCCGCTGTCGCGGGTCGTCGCGCTGACGCACATCATCGACACGAAGTGGGCCCTCGTGCTGATCTATCCAACGTTCACCATCCCGTTCTGTACGTGGCTGCTGAGCGGCTTCTTCAAGACCGTGCCGCCGGAGATCGAAGAGGCCGCGCAGGTCGACGGATGCGGGCGGATGGGCGCGCTGATCCGGACCGTGCTGCCGGTGAGCCTCGCCGGTATCCTCACCGCGGTGATCTTCGCGTTCACGCTGACGATGCAGGACTTCCTCTACTCGCTCGTCTACGTGTCGGTCTCCGATCAGAAGCCCGTGCCCCTCGGCGTGGCCACGGACCTGATTCGCGGCGACGTGTACTACTGGGGCTCGCTCATGGCGGGAGCGCTGCTCGTCGGCGTGCCCGTCGCGATTCTCTACGTCTTCTTCCTCGACCAGTTCATCTCGGGAATCACGAGCGCGGCCGTCAAATAA
- a CDS encoding NAD(P)-dependent oxidoreductase — translation MTAAGLTVGVVGLGEMGLPMALRVRAAGLRVLGYDVRDEAGRGFEAAGGEVAASAGDVAARSDVTIVMVRTPAQAEAVVLGAGGVLEHARCGSLLIVMSTVGVPCMRRLADSARRAGLRFLDAPVSGGRARAEDGTLTIIVGGAAVDVEAARPVLAAMGTQIEHIGDAGAGTTVKMANQVLLTVSLIAAREMAALTGAAGLQTEKVWDVLRTCTGTTWVVEHWPVAREWVETYRPGTSLDILVKDTGLALETAREAGVPAPMLGLASQLIVGLTRELTAAAGRGR, via the coding sequence GTGACGGCGGCGGGCCTGACGGTCGGCGTGGTCGGTCTCGGCGAGATGGGGCTTCCGATGGCGCTGCGGGTGCGCGCCGCCGGGCTCCGGGTGCTCGGCTACGACGTGCGGGATGAGGCCGGGCGCGGCTTCGAGGCGGCCGGGGGCGAGGTCGCGGCGTCGGCGGGAGACGTCGCCGCCCGGTCGGACGTCACGATCGTGATGGTGCGCACGCCCGCGCAGGCGGAGGCGGTGGTGCTCGGCGCGGGCGGAGTGCTTGAGCACGCCCGGTGCGGCAGCCTCCTGATCGTCATGAGCACGGTGGGCGTGCCGTGCATGCGGCGGCTCGCGGATTCGGCGCGGCGGGCCGGCCTGCGTTTTCTCGACGCGCCGGTGAGCGGCGGGCGGGCGAGGGCGGAGGACGGGACGCTCACCATCATCGTCGGCGGGGCCGCGGTGGACGTGGAAGCCGCGCGCCCGGTGCTGGCGGCGATGGGGACGCAGATCGAGCACATCGGCGACGCCGGCGCCGGCACGACCGTGAAGATGGCGAACCAGGTGCTGCTGACGGTCAGCCTGATCGCCGCCCGCGAGATGGCCGCGCTGACCGGCGCCGCCGGACTTCAGACCGAAAAGGTCTGGGATGTGCTTCGGACCTGCACCGGCACCACGTGGGTCGTGGAGCACTGGCCGGTCGCGCGCGAGTGGGTCGAGACCTACCGGCCCGGGACGTCGCTCGACATTCTGGTCAAAGACACCGGCCTGGCCCTCGAGACGGCGCGCGAGGCCGGCGTGCCCGCGCCGATGCTGGGACTGGCCTCACAGCTTATTGTAGGACTGACGCGGGAGTTGACCGCGGCGGCAGGTCGCGGCAGGTAG